DNA sequence from the Alosa alosa isolate M-15738 ecotype Scorff River chromosome 2, AALO_Geno_1.1, whole genome shotgun sequence genome:
acacataatagaataataatagaATAACTATACTCTTCAAAAGTACTCTTTAAAAGcacttctctcttctttctctgaatctccttctctttcccagTCTTATTTTGTCAGGTTTATTAGGTAGATTTTCACATGCTATGAGAAACCAGCTCCGTGCCAATGCTACCACTCTTACAGCGTTGCTCCATCATATCTTGTGGCAGGCCACTTACCAGGTCACCTCATTaggctttttttctttcattgcttctttctttttgtttggAAAGAAACCACAACCAATGAGGAATTAACTCATCTGCAGGGGTTCTTGTGCTGTGTCATTATGTTGAACATACACATCAACACCTTTTGGGCAGATTAAAACAAACATGCGGTATTCAGATTAAAacaggagagacacacagagagattaaaataggaaagagagagagagagagagagagagagagagagagagagagagaggtggtgtgtgCTGGTGTTGTCTGTTGGCTTGAGTCCTGTGCTGTGTGAGCCAGGTGCATGCTGgtcggtggtgtgtgtgtaattgataGGATTACCTCTGTCCCTATTCTCTATCAGATGAACATAAACAGGAGCTGGTGCCACTGGCTTAACTCCACGCTGTAAATGTCACGGCCGCTCCGCAATCTCTCTCAGACAGACACGGGGTGGGAGACGCTGCCATCTTGGATTGAATGGGCACAGCAATTTATCTGAATTGATATAAATGTaacttgtttatttatgttttccCTCGGGTTGGATATCATTTGGGGTGAATTCCAGATGATGTCTTGGTTGGAAGTAAGCAGTTTGGCATTGTTTCCTTTGAAATGTATGACATGAGCTTCTCTCTGGCTTAGACCACATGTGGAGATTTGATCTTTAAATGACTTGCTGCTCACTGAATGAGGAACTGACCTCATTAGAGTGGTGGGGAAATATGTGTGCTGAGTTTGACTGCACAAGTACTATCAAGACTGTGAAGTCCAAACCATTTACATCCAGTTCTTCAAGGATTTAAAACTGTAGCCTCAAGCAAACATTTCCCATTAGGTAGGAGCAGGCATTCCCCACCTAAATAATAAGTATGATTTAAAAATGGGGTAAAATGCTCCATGACTTATTTTGTTAAATTTGGCTATTTTCATGTTTGCTAATTCCAGGGGAAATATGAAGTGATGCACATTTACCCATGAAAAATATCAAAGGTATTGATTAAGTCCAGTGAAGAGCTAATCAATGCATATCCACTAGGGGCGGAGGCAGGTGGTACAGCATTAGTGTAGCTTTTCTAATGGTCTAAAATCTATCTAACCATCTACTTACCTAACTACCTACCTACTTAGCCACTCATCCACCCACCTACATACCTCAACCTTAGACATTATTCCTTATTTGTTATTATGAAATTCTGTGTACATTTGTATGACCGTAAATATGCTTGCCCATggttaattttattttttccataTGCGTACATCTTGGCTGTTTACCTAACATCGGCATGTACTCAAACTGCCGTGACAATTATTCATGATTCCTGCAGTTTTCACTAACAAGTAGGTCAGTCATTAATACAGTTCTATTTGGGGTGGTGGAACAAAATGGAGATGTCACTGGGAAAGGCAATttacacatgtgtgcatgtaaagcatatgcacatcacacacatgcacgcacgcacggatgaacacacacacacactgtatttttttGGAGTAATAGAATACTAATGAAATaataatcattattattataatgatgattacaataataataataataatagtaataatgttGAATTGATGTGTGTaagaattaaaacaaaaataggTAGCATGTTGTCCAGCATTATAGACATCAAACTGAAGTCATCACTCTGAGATGACTCCAGTTTATGTCATCAATTTCAAAGTGACAGATGAACTTACTCCAGTTTATTTTGATGGCTGTGCAGAGAGTGTGCCGCGGGCACGCACGCCCCAATGACCCGGTCTGTCTGGAGTCTAACCGTTGACACAAAtattgtgatgatgatgatgaagatgatttGGAGAATAGCCTGCTTGTTCGACACTCAAACAAGAACGCCGGGGGAAATATGGAACATTGTGGGAATCTTTTGGGCTTCATAAGCGAACTGTCAGTCAGGGGGTCGCGCCGCTGCGCTCGCTCTGAAGGAAAAGGCTGCGTGCGCGTGATCGCCAACTCGGGCGTGCCACGACCAGCTGAGGAGGTGTACCGCATAAGCACGGAGGAAAAGAGGCTCGAAGGAGAAAGATCCATGTTGCCAACATTTACAACTTGAGGTCGCCACTATATAAAtgcataaaataaatgtaataatTCATTATAGGCTTTTGTCTCACAGCAGGGAGCAACTGCAGATTGCCTTTAATGACAAAAAGGGGCCGCCACTAATTTGCCGGGGCGCTCCAGAGCCGGTGTTAAAATGGGAGGTGGAGTAATGAGTGTCGCCAAATTTGCCGCGATTAAACCGCTGAGACGGAACAAGTAGCGCAGTCTTTGTTTTTAAGCCTCTGCAGCTGCAGGTGCCGTACGCTGTATCGCGTGGCCATGCACTGAGCAGACCGCTTGAAAGCATTCAATTCGGTTGCTCTTTATTCCTGAGGTGCTGAAAAGCTGCCTGGTATATTTGGGCACGCTATAGCTACCCCTCCCCCGCCGCTCGGtaccacacaatcacactcagccgtggaaagagaggagaatgaTGGGGTGAAACGAGAATGGGAGGGGTGCTAGATGTGAGGTAGGGATGGGTGggagtcagtgagagagagcaagggagagagagagggagcgagcgCGCGCGAGAGATATGCAGCACCAGTGGAAGGGAAACACACCCGTCAGCGgcgcgcagagagagagagaggaaaaaaagacttCACGGACAAAGGAAATATGGACGCGACTGAGAGGTATCCATGTACACTAAAGTCGGAACGGATATCTTTCACGTATTGCACATAAATGGGAAACCTCTCGGTTTACTTTGATGCTGTGGTCGGAGGTAATTTTCTGCAAATTAAAGAAGACGGGAAGCTGTATTTAATCCGTCTGCGGATCCGATGATCTTGCAATGGCTTTTGCCGGTAAATGTAACTGCATAGAAATTAATGTGCCTCTTTCTTTTTTGGTACTGCTATTATTTTGTGGCCTTGCTTTTGGAGAGATACAATTTTCAGTTGTAGAGGAACTGGAAAATGGGGCAGTTGTACGTGACATCGCACAGGATTTGGGTTTGGATATCCGAAAGCTCTCCACCCGAAAGATTAAGGTAACCTCTAACAACGGTAAGAGGTATCTCGATATTAATAAGAGCGGAAGATTATTTGTCAATGACAGAATCGACAGAGAGGCATTGTGTGATTCAAGCAGTTCTTGTCGTTTGAATTTCGAAGTGCTTCTTGAAAATCCGTCTGAGGAACACAATGTCGAGGTGGACATACTGGACGCAAATGACAATGCGCCGCAATTCCCGAGGGACGAATACCAGTTAGAAATTACAGAATCGGCGTTGCCGGGATCTCGTTTCCCCATCGAGCACGCCCAAGACCCTGATGTGGGTTCAAACTCGGTTCGACAGTATCGCCTCAGCCCAAACGAGCACTTTGCTCTCGATTCCAACAAGCCATCCCTGAACAGCAAGCACATCGAGCTCGTGCTCAAAAAGCCGCTGGATCGCGAGCAAACGCCTTACCACGAGTTAATATTGACAGCCTCAGATGGTGGCTCTCCGGCCTTGACAGGTACCGCCAAAATTAACGTCCGTGTTCTGGATTCGAATGACAACGTGCCTGTGTTTGACAGTTCCGTGTATAAAGTCAAGCTGCTGGAGAACTCGCCTAAGGACACATTAGTGATCAAGCTCAATGCCACGGACCTCGACGAGGGCACAAATGGCGAGGTGTTCTTCTCATTTAGTAGCTACACCCCCGAGAGGGTCAGACAGATGTTCTCCATGGACACCAACACAGGAGAGATCCGTGTCAAGAGCAACGTGGACTATGAGGACACCACCTCCTATGAGATGTACATCCAAGCCATGGACAAAGGGCCTGCTGCTGTTGCAGCCCACTGCaaagtggtggtggaggtggtggacgTGAACGACAATGTCCCCGAGATCGTCCTCTCGTCGCTGTCCAGCCCTGTGCGCGAAGATGCCCGTGCCGACACCGTGGTGGCGCTGATCAGTGTGACGGACCGTGACTCGGGCCCCAACAAGCAAGTGAGCCTGGAGATCCAGCCTGGTCTGCCATTCAAGATCAAGTCCTTTCGCAACTACTACACCCTGGTGACCTCCGCCTTCTTGGACCGCGAGACGACGGCGGCGTACAACGTGACCCTGAGCGCGACGGATGGAGGCACGCCACCCCTCTCCTCGCAGAAGACCATACAGGTGGACGTGGCCGACGTCAACGACAACCCCCCCAGATTCGAGCAGACCTCCTACACTGTCTACGTGCCTGAGAACAACGCCCCGGGTGCCTCCCTCTGCACCGTCAAGGCCATGGACTCGGACGTCAACGAAAATGCCCGCATCACCTACACCGTCCTTAACGACAACAACCACGGCATTCCCGTCACCTCCTACGTCTCCATCAAGCCGGACACGGGTGTGGCCTACGCCCTGCGCTCCTTCGATTACGAGTCACTGCGCGAGTTCCACTTTCAGATCAAGGCGCAGGACGGAGGCATCCCGCCACTGAGCCGCGTGGCCACCGTATACATCTACGTGATGGACCAGAATGACCACACGCCGGAGATCATCAACCCACCGGCCAATGGCACGCGCTCCACCGAGACGGTGCCGAAGAACGCCGACCCGGGCGCCCTGGTGACCAAGGTGGTGGCGTACGATGCTGACGCCGGCCCCAACGCCTGGCTCATCTATGTTCTGGAGCAGGCGTCTGACCTGGACTTGTTCAAGGTGCACGAGCATACGGGCGAGGTGCGGACCACGCGCCGCGTCCTGGAGGACAACTCCACCTCATTCAGCCTGACTGTTCTGGTGCGCGACCACGGCCTGCCGCCGCGCTCCTCCACCGCCACCATCAATGTGGCCATCCTGGAGGCGCCGCCCAAGGTCATGCCTGACCCCAAGCGCATTGTCCGGCCGCACGGCCCGCTGGGCTTCTCCAACATCACGCTCTACCTGATCGTGGCCCTCAGCGCCACCACCTTCGTGTTCCTGGTCACCGTGGTGGTGCTGGCCATCGTCCGCTGCCACGCCTACTGCTCTCAGCCTGGCTCCTGCTCCCCCTGCTGTGTCTCGCAGAAGGCGCCCAAGGACGGCGGCTCGGCGACCATCGGAGCGGCCGCCAGTGCGGGAGGCCCCGGACAGCCCAACAACAACGTGGTGCTCCGCCGCGACCTCAAGGTGGAGCCGCACTACATCGAGGTGCGCGGCAACGGCTCGCTGACCAAGACCTACTGCTACAAGACCTGCCTGACCGCCACGTCCGGCAGTGACACCTTCATGTTCTACAACACGGGCCGGCCCATCAGTGGCACCTGGGGATCGGAGCGGTTCTTCACTGGCGGCAGCGGCTTTGTGAGGAGACTGAGCGTACCTGATGCTGCCCTACAGGTGCGTCCTTTGCCCCCCCAAAAGAGAACAACTCAGTAGACCAACTCAGAGTTgagtcacacacagtcagataTCTGATTCCTTATTCAGACATGTCCACCTGCATTGTGCCTTTAGAAGTACACAT
Encoded proteins:
- the LOC125287115 gene encoding protocadherin alpha-C2-like isoform X6 produces the protein MAFAGKCNCIEINVPLSFLVLLLFCGLAFGEIQFSVVEELENGAVVRDIAQDLGLDIRKLSTRKIKVTSNNGKRYLDINKSGRLFVNDRIDREALCDSSSSCRLNFEVLLENPSEEHNVEVDILDANDNAPQFPRDEYQLEITESALPGSRFPIEHAQDPDVGSNSVRQYRLSPNEHFALDSNKPSLNSKHIELVLKKPLDREQTPYHELILTASDGGSPALTGTAKINVRVLDSNDNVPVFDSSVYKVKLLENSPKDTLVIKLNATDLDEGTNGEVFFSFSSYTPERVRQMFSMDTNTGEIRVKSNVDYEDTTSYEMYIQAMDKGPAAVAAHCKVVVEVVDVNDNVPEIVLSSLSSPVREDARADTVVALISVTDRDSGPNKQVSLEIQPGLPFKIKSFRNYYTLVTSAFLDRETTAAYNVTLSATDGGTPPLSSQKTIQVDVADVNDNPPRFEQTSYTVYVPENNAPGASLCTVKAMDSDVNENARITYTVLNDNNHGIPVTSYVSIKPDTGVAYALRSFDYESLREFHFQIKAQDGGIPPLSRVATVYIYVMDQNDHTPEIINPPANGTRSTETVPKNADPGALVTKVVAYDADAGPNAWLIYVLEQASDLDLFKVHEHTGEVRTTRRVLEDNSTSFSLTVLVRDHGLPPRSSTATINVAILEAPPKVMPDPKRIVRPHGPLGFSNITLYLIVALSATTFVFLVTVVVLAIVRCHAYCSQPGSCSPCCVSQKAPKDGGSATIGAAASAGGPGQPNNNVVLRRDLKVEPHYIEVRGNGSLTKTYCYKTCLTATSGSDTFMFYNTGRPISGTWGSERFFTGGSGFVRRLSVPDAALQLGSNGGGFSDPGSPGDAGAELANSLQCCRWGWRRGVSPCWCRDRQ
- the LOC125287115 gene encoding protocadherin alpha-C2-like isoform X7: MAFAGKCNCIEINVPLSFLVLLLFCGLAFGEIQFSVVEELENGAVVRDIAQDLGLDIRKLSTRKIKVTSNNGKRYLDINKSGRLFVNDRIDREALCDSSSSCRLNFEVLLENPSEEHNVEVDILDANDNAPQFPRDEYQLEITESALPGSRFPIEHAQDPDVGSNSVRQYRLSPNEHFALDSNKPSLNSKHIELVLKKPLDREQTPYHELILTASDGGSPALTGTAKINVRVLDSNDNVPVFDSSVYKVKLLENSPKDTLVIKLNATDLDEGTNGEVFFSFSSYTPERVRQMFSMDTNTGEIRVKSNVDYEDTTSYEMYIQAMDKGPAAVAAHCKVVVEVVDVNDNVPEIVLSSLSSPVREDARADTVVALISVTDRDSGPNKQVSLEIQPGLPFKIKSFRNYYTLVTSAFLDRETTAAYNVTLSATDGGTPPLSSQKTIQVDVADVNDNPPRFEQTSYTVYVPENNAPGASLCTVKAMDSDVNENARITYTVLNDNNHGIPVTSYVSIKPDTGVAYALRSFDYESLREFHFQIKAQDGGIPPLSRVATVYIYVMDQNDHTPEIINPPANGTRSTETVPKNADPGALVTKVVAYDADAGPNAWLIYVLEQASDLDLFKVHEHTGEVRTTRRVLEDNSTSFSLTVLVRDHGLPPRSSTATINVAILEAPPKVMPDPKRIVRPHGPLGFSNITLYLIVALSATTFVFLVTVVVLAIVRCHAYCSQPGSCSPCCVSQKAPKDGGSATIGAAASAGGPGQPNNNVVLRRDLKVEPHYIEVRGNGSLTKTYCYKTCLTATSGSDTFMFYNTGRPISGTWGSERFFTGGSGFVRRLSVPDAALQLGSNGGGFSDPGSPGDAGAELANSLQCCRNVNECFRHRGRTPAV
- the LOC125287115 gene encoding protocadherin alpha-C2-like isoform X2, with the translated sequence MAFAGKCNCIEINVPLSFLVLLLFCGLAFGEIQFSVVEELENGAVVRDIAQDLGLDIRKLSTRKIKVTSNNGKRYLDINKSGRLFVNDRIDREALCDSSSSCRLNFEVLLENPSEEHNVEVDILDANDNAPQFPRDEYQLEITESALPGSRFPIEHAQDPDVGSNSVRQYRLSPNEHFALDSNKPSLNSKHIELVLKKPLDREQTPYHELILTASDGGSPALTGTAKINVRVLDSNDNVPVFDSSVYKVKLLENSPKDTLVIKLNATDLDEGTNGEVFFSFSSYTPERVRQMFSMDTNTGEIRVKSNVDYEDTTSYEMYIQAMDKGPAAVAAHCKVVVEVVDVNDNVPEIVLSSLSSPVREDARADTVVALISVTDRDSGPNKQVSLEIQPGLPFKIKSFRNYYTLVTSAFLDRETTAAYNVTLSATDGGTPPLSSQKTIQVDVADVNDNPPRFEQTSYTVYVPENNAPGASLCTVKAMDSDVNENARITYTVLNDNNHGIPVTSYVSIKPDTGVAYALRSFDYESLREFHFQIKAQDGGIPPLSRVATVYIYVMDQNDHTPEIINPPANGTRSTETVPKNADPGALVTKVVAYDADAGPNAWLIYVLEQASDLDLFKVHEHTGEVRTTRRVLEDNSTSFSLTVLVRDHGLPPRSSTATINVAILEAPPKVMPDPKRIVRPHGPLGFSNITLYLIVALSATTFVFLVTVVVLAIVRCHAYCSQPGSCSPCCVSQKAPKDGGSATIGAAASAGGPGQPNNNVVLRRDLKVEPHYIEVRGNGSLTKTYCYKTCLTATSGSDTFMFYNTGRPISGTWGSERFFTGGSGFVRRLSVPDAALQSKGPNADWRYSASLRAGVASSVQMEEASVIQGAQGMLVQNWPTVSSAAETSMNAFDTEAGPPLCEYKRLHQEDEMGMEARCLPLLVPGSTVTAGTSAMALAPATSLLRP
- the LOC125287115 gene encoding protocadherin alpha-C2-like isoform X1, with translation MAFAGKCNCIEINVPLSFLVLLLFCGLAFGEIQFSVVEELENGAVVRDIAQDLGLDIRKLSTRKIKVTSNNGKRYLDINKSGRLFVNDRIDREALCDSSSSCRLNFEVLLENPSEEHNVEVDILDANDNAPQFPRDEYQLEITESALPGSRFPIEHAQDPDVGSNSVRQYRLSPNEHFALDSNKPSLNSKHIELVLKKPLDREQTPYHELILTASDGGSPALTGTAKINVRVLDSNDNVPVFDSSVYKVKLLENSPKDTLVIKLNATDLDEGTNGEVFFSFSSYTPERVRQMFSMDTNTGEIRVKSNVDYEDTTSYEMYIQAMDKGPAAVAAHCKVVVEVVDVNDNVPEIVLSSLSSPVREDARADTVVALISVTDRDSGPNKQVSLEIQPGLPFKIKSFRNYYTLVTSAFLDRETTAAYNVTLSATDGGTPPLSSQKTIQVDVADVNDNPPRFEQTSYTVYVPENNAPGASLCTVKAMDSDVNENARITYTVLNDNNHGIPVTSYVSIKPDTGVAYALRSFDYESLREFHFQIKAQDGGIPPLSRVATVYIYVMDQNDHTPEIINPPANGTRSTETVPKNADPGALVTKVVAYDADAGPNAWLIYVLEQASDLDLFKVHEHTGEVRTTRRVLEDNSTSFSLTVLVRDHGLPPRSSTATINVAILEAPPKVMPDPKRIVRPHGPLGFSNITLYLIVALSATTFVFLVTVVVLAIVRCHAYCSQPGSCSPCCVSQKAPKDGGSATIGAAASAGGPGQPNNNVVLRRDLKVEPHYIEVRGNGSLTKTYCYKTCLTATSGSDTFMFYNTGRPISGTWGSERFFTGGSGFVRRLSVPDAALQSKGPNADWRYSASLRAGVASSVQMEEASVIQGAQGMLVQNWPTVSSAADGDGGEVSPPVGAGIDSNSWHFRYGSGPGYIPPQALKPGELPPEAFIIPGSPAIISIRQDAGTGDDKGDFITFGKKEESKKKKKKKKEKKDKKDKGKDDGEE